From Cannabis sativa cultivar Pink pepper isolate KNU-18-1 chromosome 8, ASM2916894v1, whole genome shotgun sequence, a single genomic window includes:
- the LOC115700609 gene encoding uncharacterized protein LOC115700609 isoform X3 — translation MQPNLFPFGTVLGNPFLFNGDLSEGFESSRVFFLVPFLLSQGGGMDLSKVGEKILSSVRSARSLGLLPSTSDRPEVPQRAAAAAAVARALAGLPPHQRYSLSSSSEELSSIYGSRPQSQVVAELEEDFYEEEFDPISHILENVPSEENELEYFEKQATLRLAQLDRVSERLSRQVMEHHEVMVKGMNLVREVEKDLKVANVICMNGRRHLNSSINEVSRDLVVNSHSKKKQAFLDIVPVLTELRHALDMQAALESLVEDGDYCKAFQVLSEYLQLLDSFSELSAVQEMSRGVEGWLGRTLQKLDSLLLGVCQEFNEQSYITVIDAYALIGDIAGLAEKIQSFFMQEVLSETHSVLKDTVQEDQEVHKQNNRLTYSDLCLRIPESMFRQSLLRTLAVLFRLMCSYNEIMGFQLENKDTASQTSNSVPRENDNSRNAGEVQKVGSASGNSSRFNGSLDQSVDRVSGSSSTIEATAVKSLSEDTRSTSSAHTSPNDSIVEDTKDDGATSTSGSPWYHLRKDATGFVSQTLQRGRKNLWQLTTSRISVLLSSSAVSSASIHQFLKNYEDLNVFILAGEAFCGVEAVEFRQKLKIVCDNYFIAFHRQNIHALKMVLERENWLVMPPDTVQAISFAGLVGDGAPLLASSDGKSGHSRSIFDKSVKSVDTRSNKSGFSHWAISGNPFLTKLVHTSKEGHSNQFNGTVFTELGGHLNDNLFDEKVSPRKSDSSQLNGTNSVLEEENEDLLADFIDEDSQLPSRISKPKVRRSHSSLKDDECVAQTGSSICVLRSMDKYARLMQKLKIINVEFFKGICQLFELFFHFVFETFGQQSNISAGKGSVDFISSRLKMALSRITQDCDQWIKPSSSTQTSLTPSYTHADVTPSPPNSNFGHAPGISFGLKERCAGADTISLVARMLHRSKTHLQSMFLQSNTAVVEDFYTNLDLQCFRQAAPAVQPIRQKELTGVMKCFTNICNFRV, via the exons GTTCCTCAACGAGCTGCAGCTGCTGCGGCTGTTGCTCGTGCCCTTGCAGGTCTGCCCCCACATCAAAGATATAGCCTATCATCAAGCTCTGAAGAACTAAGCTCGATATATGGCAGCAGACCTCAGAGTCAAGTGGTGGCAGAGCTAGAAGAAGACTTCTATGAAGAG GAATTTGATCCCATAAGCCATATTTTAGAGAATGTTCCGTCTGAAGAAAATGAGCTAGAGTACTTTGAGAAACAG GCTACCCTAAGATTAGCACAACTGGATAGAGTATCGGAACGGTTGTCTCGACAAGTTATGGAGCATCATGAAGTAATGG TGAAGGGTATGAATTTGGTTAGGGAAGTGGAGAAAGACTTAAAGGTTGCAAATGTCATCTGCATG AATGGAAGAAGGCATCTTAACTCATCTATCAATGAGGTTTCAAGAGATCTCGTTGTAAATTCCCATTCCAAAAAGAAGCAAGCTTTTCTG GACATAGTTCCTGTTTTAACTGAGCTTCGCCATGCATTGGACATGCAAGCAGCACTTGAATCACTTGTCGAAGACGGAGATTACTGCAAG GCTTTTCAAGTTCTATCTGAGTATTTGCAACTCTTAGATAGTTTCTCCGAGCTTTCAGCTGTACAAGAGATGAGCCGTGGAGTAGAG GGTTGGCTGGGAAGAACCCTTCAAAAGTTGGATTCACTTTTGTTAGGAGTATGCCAGGAGTTTAATGAACAGAGCTATATTACT GTGATTGATGCTTATGCACTTATTGGTGATATCGCCGGTCTTGCTGAGAAGATACAAAGCTTCTTTATGCAAGAAGTTCTCTCAGAAACCCACTCTGTATTGAAGGATACTGTGCAAGAG GATCAGGAAGtgcataaacaaaataatag ACTCACATACAGTGATCTTTGCCTTCGGATACCTGAATCTATGTTTAGGCAGAGTTTGTTGAGAACACTAGCTGTCCTTTTTAGGCTAATGTGCTCCTACAATGAAATTATGGGATTTCAGCTGGAGAATAAG GATACAGCCAGTCAAACATCAAATAGTGTGCCAAGGGAAAATGATAACTCTAGGAATGCAGGAGAGGTCCAGAAAGTTGGGTCTGCCTCTGGAAATTCCTCTAGATTTAATGGCTCTCTTGATCAATCTGTAGATAGAGTTTCTGGTTCATCTTCTACAATAGAAGCTACAGCTGTGAAATCTTTATCTGAGGATACTCGGTCTACAAGTTCCGCACATACAAGTCCAAATGACTCCATTGTTGAAGATACAAAGGATGATGGGGCAACATCAACCAGTGGATCTCCATGGTATCATCTCCGAAAAGATGCTACAGGATTTGTTTCACAAACCCTTCAAAGAGGACGCAAGAATCTTTGGCAACTCACAACTAGTCGAATATCTGTCCTGCTTTCTTCTTCTGCTGTTTCTTCCGCTAGTATCCACCAATTCTTGAAAAATTATGAAGATCTCAATGTCTTCATCTTGGCTGGGGAAGCATTTTGTGGAGTTGAAGCAGTTGAATTTAGACAAAAGCTAAAAATTGTGTGTGATAATTACTTCATAGCATTTCACCGGCAGAATATACAC gcACTTAAAATGGTTTTGGAGAGAGAAAATTGGCTTGTAATGCCACCAGATACAGTACAGGCAATCAGCTTTGCTGGGCTTGTTGGTGATGGAGCACCTCTACTTGCTTCATCTGATGGCAAATCCGGTCACTCCAGATCTATTTTTGACAAGTCTGTCAAATCAGTAGATACTCGTTCGAATAAGAGTGGATTTTCTCACTGGGCAATAAGTGGAAATCCATTTCTGACTAAACTAGTTCATACTTCCAAAGAAGGTCACTCCAATCAATTTAATGGAACAGTCTTTACTGAACTTGGTGGACATCTAAATGATAATCTTTTTGATGAGAAGGTATCTCCACGAAAGAGCGACTCAAGCCAATTGAATGGTACTAATTCtgttttagaagaagaaaatgaagatCTTCTTGCGGACTTTATTGATGAGGATAGTCAACTCCCAAGTAGAATTTCAAAGCCTAAAGTTCGAAGAAGTCATTCAAGTTTGAAGGATGATGAGTGTGTAGCCCAAACAGGATCTTCTATTTGTGTTCTTCG ATCCATGGATAAGTATGCAAGGCTTATGCAGAAGTTAAAAATAATCAATGTTGAGTTCTTTAAG GGGATATGCCAGCTGTTCgagttattttttcattttgtaTTTGAAACGTTTGGTCAACAAAGCAATATTTCAGCTGGAAAAGGTTCGGTTGACTTCATTAGCA GTCGACTGAAGATGGCATTATCTAGAATAACACAGGATTGTGACCAGTGGATAAAACCCTCATCCTCTACACAAACATCTTTGACTCCATCATATACACATGCGGATGTCACACCAAGTCCCCCCAATTCAAATTTCGGTCATGCACCAGGAATATCTTTTGGTCTCAAG GAAAGATGTGCAGGTGCTGACACTATATCTCTTGTTGCTCGAATGTTGCATAGATCTAAAACTCATCTCCAATCTATGTTTCTTCAAAGTAATACTGCTGTTGTTGAAGATTTCTACACAAATTTG GATTTACAATGTTTCAGGCAAGCCGCCCCTGCTGTGCAGCCCATAAGACAAAAAGAACTTACAGGTGTTATGAAATGTTTTACCAATATCTGTAACTTCCGAGTATAA
- the LOC115700609 gene encoding uncharacterized protein LOC115700609 isoform X1, producing the protein MQPNLFPFGTVLGNPFLFNGDLSEGFESSRVFFLVPFLLSQGGGMDLSKVGEKILSSVRSARSLGLLPSTSDRPEVPQRAAAAAAVARALAGLPPHQRYSLSSSSEELSSIYGSRPQSQVVAELEEDFYEEEFDPISHILENVPSEENELEYFEKQATLRLAQLDRVSERLSRQVMEHHEVMVKGMNLVREVEKDLKVANVICMNGRRHLNSSINEVSRDLVVNSHSKKKQAFLDIVPVLTELRHALDMQAALESLVEDGDYCKAFQVLSEYLQLLDSFSELSAVQEMSRGVEGWLGRTLQKLDSLLLGVCQEFNEQSYITVIDAYALIGDIAGLAEKIQSFFMQEVLSETHSVLKDTVQEDQEVHKQNNRLTYSDLCLRIPESMFRQSLLRTLAVLFRLMCSYNEIMGFQLENKDTASQTSNSVPRENDNSRNAGEVQKVGSASGNSSRFNGSLDQSVDRVSGSSSTIEATAVKSLSEDTRSTSSAHTSPNDSIVEDTKDDGATSTSGSPWYHLRKDATGFVSQTLQRGRKNLWQLTTSRISVLLSSSAVSSASIHQFLKNYEDLNVFILAGEAFCGVEAVEFRQKLKIVCDNYFIAFHRQNIHALKMVLERENWLVMPPDTVQAISFAGLVGDGAPLLASSDGKSGHSRSIFDKSVKSVDTRSNKSGFSHWAISGNPFLTKLVHTSKEGHSNQFNGTVFTELGGHLNDNLFDEKVSPRKSDSSQLNGTNSVLEEENEDLLADFIDEDSQLPSRISKPKVRRSHSSLKDDECVAQTGSSICVLRSMDKYARLMQKLKIINVEFFKGICQLFELFFHFVFETFGQQSNISAGKGSVDFISSRLKMALSRITQDCDQWIKPSSSTQTSLTPSYTHADVTPSPPNSNFGHAPGISFGLKERCAGADTISLVARMLHRSKTHLQSMFLQSNTAVVEDFYTNLVDAVPDLIEHIHKTTARLLLHINGYVDRITNAKWEVIDLGLEHNGYVDLLLGEFKHYKTRLTHGGIRKELQDLLSEYGIEIIAETLVEGLSRVKRCTDQGRALMSLDLQVLINGLQHIVPVNVKPKFHIVETFIKAYYLPETEYVHWSRAHPEYTKNQIIGLVNLVATMKGWKRKTRLETIERIE; encoded by the exons GTTCCTCAACGAGCTGCAGCTGCTGCGGCTGTTGCTCGTGCCCTTGCAGGTCTGCCCCCACATCAAAGATATAGCCTATCATCAAGCTCTGAAGAACTAAGCTCGATATATGGCAGCAGACCTCAGAGTCAAGTGGTGGCAGAGCTAGAAGAAGACTTCTATGAAGAG GAATTTGATCCCATAAGCCATATTTTAGAGAATGTTCCGTCTGAAGAAAATGAGCTAGAGTACTTTGAGAAACAG GCTACCCTAAGATTAGCACAACTGGATAGAGTATCGGAACGGTTGTCTCGACAAGTTATGGAGCATCATGAAGTAATGG TGAAGGGTATGAATTTGGTTAGGGAAGTGGAGAAAGACTTAAAGGTTGCAAATGTCATCTGCATG AATGGAAGAAGGCATCTTAACTCATCTATCAATGAGGTTTCAAGAGATCTCGTTGTAAATTCCCATTCCAAAAAGAAGCAAGCTTTTCTG GACATAGTTCCTGTTTTAACTGAGCTTCGCCATGCATTGGACATGCAAGCAGCACTTGAATCACTTGTCGAAGACGGAGATTACTGCAAG GCTTTTCAAGTTCTATCTGAGTATTTGCAACTCTTAGATAGTTTCTCCGAGCTTTCAGCTGTACAAGAGATGAGCCGTGGAGTAGAG GGTTGGCTGGGAAGAACCCTTCAAAAGTTGGATTCACTTTTGTTAGGAGTATGCCAGGAGTTTAATGAACAGAGCTATATTACT GTGATTGATGCTTATGCACTTATTGGTGATATCGCCGGTCTTGCTGAGAAGATACAAAGCTTCTTTATGCAAGAAGTTCTCTCAGAAACCCACTCTGTATTGAAGGATACTGTGCAAGAG GATCAGGAAGtgcataaacaaaataatag ACTCACATACAGTGATCTTTGCCTTCGGATACCTGAATCTATGTTTAGGCAGAGTTTGTTGAGAACACTAGCTGTCCTTTTTAGGCTAATGTGCTCCTACAATGAAATTATGGGATTTCAGCTGGAGAATAAG GATACAGCCAGTCAAACATCAAATAGTGTGCCAAGGGAAAATGATAACTCTAGGAATGCAGGAGAGGTCCAGAAAGTTGGGTCTGCCTCTGGAAATTCCTCTAGATTTAATGGCTCTCTTGATCAATCTGTAGATAGAGTTTCTGGTTCATCTTCTACAATAGAAGCTACAGCTGTGAAATCTTTATCTGAGGATACTCGGTCTACAAGTTCCGCACATACAAGTCCAAATGACTCCATTGTTGAAGATACAAAGGATGATGGGGCAACATCAACCAGTGGATCTCCATGGTATCATCTCCGAAAAGATGCTACAGGATTTGTTTCACAAACCCTTCAAAGAGGACGCAAGAATCTTTGGCAACTCACAACTAGTCGAATATCTGTCCTGCTTTCTTCTTCTGCTGTTTCTTCCGCTAGTATCCACCAATTCTTGAAAAATTATGAAGATCTCAATGTCTTCATCTTGGCTGGGGAAGCATTTTGTGGAGTTGAAGCAGTTGAATTTAGACAAAAGCTAAAAATTGTGTGTGATAATTACTTCATAGCATTTCACCGGCAGAATATACAC gcACTTAAAATGGTTTTGGAGAGAGAAAATTGGCTTGTAATGCCACCAGATACAGTACAGGCAATCAGCTTTGCTGGGCTTGTTGGTGATGGAGCACCTCTACTTGCTTCATCTGATGGCAAATCCGGTCACTCCAGATCTATTTTTGACAAGTCTGTCAAATCAGTAGATACTCGTTCGAATAAGAGTGGATTTTCTCACTGGGCAATAAGTGGAAATCCATTTCTGACTAAACTAGTTCATACTTCCAAAGAAGGTCACTCCAATCAATTTAATGGAACAGTCTTTACTGAACTTGGTGGACATCTAAATGATAATCTTTTTGATGAGAAGGTATCTCCACGAAAGAGCGACTCAAGCCAATTGAATGGTACTAATTCtgttttagaagaagaaaatgaagatCTTCTTGCGGACTTTATTGATGAGGATAGTCAACTCCCAAGTAGAATTTCAAAGCCTAAAGTTCGAAGAAGTCATTCAAGTTTGAAGGATGATGAGTGTGTAGCCCAAACAGGATCTTCTATTTGTGTTCTTCG ATCCATGGATAAGTATGCAAGGCTTATGCAGAAGTTAAAAATAATCAATGTTGAGTTCTTTAAG GGGATATGCCAGCTGTTCgagttattttttcattttgtaTTTGAAACGTTTGGTCAACAAAGCAATATTTCAGCTGGAAAAGGTTCGGTTGACTTCATTAGCA GTCGACTGAAGATGGCATTATCTAGAATAACACAGGATTGTGACCAGTGGATAAAACCCTCATCCTCTACACAAACATCTTTGACTCCATCATATACACATGCGGATGTCACACCAAGTCCCCCCAATTCAAATTTCGGTCATGCACCAGGAATATCTTTTGGTCTCAAG GAAAGATGTGCAGGTGCTGACACTATATCTCTTGTTGCTCGAATGTTGCATAGATCTAAAACTCATCTCCAATCTATGTTTCTTCAAAGTAATACTGCTGTTGTTGAAGATTTCTACACAAATTTG GTGGATGCTGTACCTGATCTTATAGAGCACATCCACAAGACAACTGCAAGACTATTACTTCATATTAATGG ATATGTTGATCGGATTACTAATGCAAAGTGGGAAGTAATAGATCTTGGGCTTGAGCATAATGG GTATGTTGATTTGCTGTTGGGAGAGTTTAAGCACTATAAGACGAGGCTAACTCATGGCGGAATTCGCAAGGAG CTTCAAGACCTCCTTTCAGAATATGGAATTGAAATAATCGCTGAAACACTAGTTGAAGGTCTATCACGAGTGAAGAGATGTACTGATCAAGGACGAGCTCTAATGTCATTGGATCTTCAG GTCTTAATCAACGGACTCCAACATATCGTCCCGGTAAATGTGAAGCCCAAGTTTCATATAGTCGAAACCTTTATTAAG GCTTACTACCTTCCCGAAACCGAATATGTGCACTGGTCACGCGCTCACCCG GAATACACAAAAAACCAAATCATAGGACTGGTAAACTTGGTTGCCACAATGAAAGGTTGGAAGAGAAAAACGAGATTGGAAACAATCGAAAGGATCGAGTGA
- the LOC115700609 gene encoding uncharacterized protein LOC115700609 isoform X2, producing the protein MQPNLFPFGTVLGNPFLFNGDLSEGFESSRVFFLVPFLLSQGGGMDLSKVGEKILSSVRSARSLGLLPSTSDRPEVPQRAAAAAAVARALAGLPPHQRYSLSSSSEELSSIYGSRPQSQVVAELEEDFYEEEFDPISHILENVPSEENELEYFEKQATLRLAQLDRVSERLSRQVMEHHEVMVKGMNLVREVEKDLKVANVICMNGRRHLNSSINEVSRDLVVNSHSKKKQAFLDIVPVLTELRHALDMQAALESLVEDGDYCKAFQVLSEYLQLLDSFSELSAVQEMSRGVEGWLGRTLQKLDSLLLGVCQEFNEQSYITVIDAYALIGDIAGLAEKIQSFFMQEVLSETHSVLKDTVQEDQEVHKQNNRLTYSDLCLRIPESMFRQSLLRTLAVLFRLMCSYNEIMGFQLENKDTASQTSNSVPRENDNSRNAGEVQKVGSASGNSSRFNGSLDQSVDRVSGSSSTIEATAVKSLSEDTRSTSSAHTSPNDSIVEDTKDDGATSTSGSPWYHLRKDATGFVSQTLQRGRKNLWQLTTSRISVLLSSSAVSSASIHQFLKNYEDLNVFILAGEAFCGVEAVEFRQKLKIVCDNYFIAFHRQNIHALKMVLERENWLVMPPDTVQAISFAGLVGDGAPLLASSDGKSGHSRSIFDKSVKSVDTRSNKSGFSHWAISGNPFLTKLVHTSKEGHSNQFNGTVFTELGGHLNDNLFDEKVSPRKSDSSQLNGTNSVLEEENEDLLADFIDEDSQLPSRISKPKVRRSHSSLKDDECVAQTGSSICVLRSMDKYARLMQKLKIINVEFFKGICQLFELFFHFVFETFGQQSNISAGKGSVDFISSRLKMALSRITQDCDQWIKPSSSTQTSLTPSYTHADVTPSPPNSNFGHAPGISFGLKVDAVPDLIEHIHKTTARLLLHINGYVDRITNAKWEVIDLGLEHNGYVDLLLGEFKHYKTRLTHGGIRKELQDLLSEYGIEIIAETLVEGLSRVKRCTDQGRALMSLDLQVLINGLQHIVPVNVKPKFHIVETFIKAYYLPETEYVHWSRAHPEYTKNQIIGLVNLVATMKGWKRKTRLETIERIE; encoded by the exons GTTCCTCAACGAGCTGCAGCTGCTGCGGCTGTTGCTCGTGCCCTTGCAGGTCTGCCCCCACATCAAAGATATAGCCTATCATCAAGCTCTGAAGAACTAAGCTCGATATATGGCAGCAGACCTCAGAGTCAAGTGGTGGCAGAGCTAGAAGAAGACTTCTATGAAGAG GAATTTGATCCCATAAGCCATATTTTAGAGAATGTTCCGTCTGAAGAAAATGAGCTAGAGTACTTTGAGAAACAG GCTACCCTAAGATTAGCACAACTGGATAGAGTATCGGAACGGTTGTCTCGACAAGTTATGGAGCATCATGAAGTAATGG TGAAGGGTATGAATTTGGTTAGGGAAGTGGAGAAAGACTTAAAGGTTGCAAATGTCATCTGCATG AATGGAAGAAGGCATCTTAACTCATCTATCAATGAGGTTTCAAGAGATCTCGTTGTAAATTCCCATTCCAAAAAGAAGCAAGCTTTTCTG GACATAGTTCCTGTTTTAACTGAGCTTCGCCATGCATTGGACATGCAAGCAGCACTTGAATCACTTGTCGAAGACGGAGATTACTGCAAG GCTTTTCAAGTTCTATCTGAGTATTTGCAACTCTTAGATAGTTTCTCCGAGCTTTCAGCTGTACAAGAGATGAGCCGTGGAGTAGAG GGTTGGCTGGGAAGAACCCTTCAAAAGTTGGATTCACTTTTGTTAGGAGTATGCCAGGAGTTTAATGAACAGAGCTATATTACT GTGATTGATGCTTATGCACTTATTGGTGATATCGCCGGTCTTGCTGAGAAGATACAAAGCTTCTTTATGCAAGAAGTTCTCTCAGAAACCCACTCTGTATTGAAGGATACTGTGCAAGAG GATCAGGAAGtgcataaacaaaataatag ACTCACATACAGTGATCTTTGCCTTCGGATACCTGAATCTATGTTTAGGCAGAGTTTGTTGAGAACACTAGCTGTCCTTTTTAGGCTAATGTGCTCCTACAATGAAATTATGGGATTTCAGCTGGAGAATAAG GATACAGCCAGTCAAACATCAAATAGTGTGCCAAGGGAAAATGATAACTCTAGGAATGCAGGAGAGGTCCAGAAAGTTGGGTCTGCCTCTGGAAATTCCTCTAGATTTAATGGCTCTCTTGATCAATCTGTAGATAGAGTTTCTGGTTCATCTTCTACAATAGAAGCTACAGCTGTGAAATCTTTATCTGAGGATACTCGGTCTACAAGTTCCGCACATACAAGTCCAAATGACTCCATTGTTGAAGATACAAAGGATGATGGGGCAACATCAACCAGTGGATCTCCATGGTATCATCTCCGAAAAGATGCTACAGGATTTGTTTCACAAACCCTTCAAAGAGGACGCAAGAATCTTTGGCAACTCACAACTAGTCGAATATCTGTCCTGCTTTCTTCTTCTGCTGTTTCTTCCGCTAGTATCCACCAATTCTTGAAAAATTATGAAGATCTCAATGTCTTCATCTTGGCTGGGGAAGCATTTTGTGGAGTTGAAGCAGTTGAATTTAGACAAAAGCTAAAAATTGTGTGTGATAATTACTTCATAGCATTTCACCGGCAGAATATACAC gcACTTAAAATGGTTTTGGAGAGAGAAAATTGGCTTGTAATGCCACCAGATACAGTACAGGCAATCAGCTTTGCTGGGCTTGTTGGTGATGGAGCACCTCTACTTGCTTCATCTGATGGCAAATCCGGTCACTCCAGATCTATTTTTGACAAGTCTGTCAAATCAGTAGATACTCGTTCGAATAAGAGTGGATTTTCTCACTGGGCAATAAGTGGAAATCCATTTCTGACTAAACTAGTTCATACTTCCAAAGAAGGTCACTCCAATCAATTTAATGGAACAGTCTTTACTGAACTTGGTGGACATCTAAATGATAATCTTTTTGATGAGAAGGTATCTCCACGAAAGAGCGACTCAAGCCAATTGAATGGTACTAATTCtgttttagaagaagaaaatgaagatCTTCTTGCGGACTTTATTGATGAGGATAGTCAACTCCCAAGTAGAATTTCAAAGCCTAAAGTTCGAAGAAGTCATTCAAGTTTGAAGGATGATGAGTGTGTAGCCCAAACAGGATCTTCTATTTGTGTTCTTCG ATCCATGGATAAGTATGCAAGGCTTATGCAGAAGTTAAAAATAATCAATGTTGAGTTCTTTAAG GGGATATGCCAGCTGTTCgagttattttttcattttgtaTTTGAAACGTTTGGTCAACAAAGCAATATTTCAGCTGGAAAAGGTTCGGTTGACTTCATTAGCA GTCGACTGAAGATGGCATTATCTAGAATAACACAGGATTGTGACCAGTGGATAAAACCCTCATCCTCTACACAAACATCTTTGACTCCATCATATACACATGCGGATGTCACACCAAGTCCCCCCAATTCAAATTTCGGTCATGCACCAGGAATATCTTTTGGTCTCAAG GTGGATGCTGTACCTGATCTTATAGAGCACATCCACAAGACAACTGCAAGACTATTACTTCATATTAATGG ATATGTTGATCGGATTACTAATGCAAAGTGGGAAGTAATAGATCTTGGGCTTGAGCATAATGG GTATGTTGATTTGCTGTTGGGAGAGTTTAAGCACTATAAGACGAGGCTAACTCATGGCGGAATTCGCAAGGAG CTTCAAGACCTCCTTTCAGAATATGGAATTGAAATAATCGCTGAAACACTAGTTGAAGGTCTATCACGAGTGAAGAGATGTACTGATCAAGGACGAGCTCTAATGTCATTGGATCTTCAG GTCTTAATCAACGGACTCCAACATATCGTCCCGGTAAATGTGAAGCCCAAGTTTCATATAGTCGAAACCTTTATTAAG GCTTACTACCTTCCCGAAACCGAATATGTGCACTGGTCACGCGCTCACCCG GAATACACAAAAAACCAAATCATAGGACTGGTAAACTTGGTTGCCACAATGAAAGGTTGGAAGAGAAAAACGAGATTGGAAACAATCGAAAGGATCGAGTGA